The uncultured Mailhella sp. genome segment CATCACCTGGGCCGACGGCCTCGTGGCCGACACCGTCACCTGCGTGGTCAATTCCAACCGCGAGGAAGTTCGTCTCGGCACCATGGTGGCCGAAGTTTCCATCATGCTGGTGCGCAAGTCCACCCTGCTCAACAAGATTGAAGACGCCAACGATCTTCTGCTCGACCTCGTGAACCGCGGCGGCGCGTCCTACACGGCCTTCATCACCGGCCCCAGCCGCACGGCGGACATTGAACGCGTGGGCGCCCTCGGCGTGCACGGCCCCCTCGAACTTCACATCGTGCTGCTGGAGGACTAAATTATGGCTGACGCCAAAGACATGAAGGAATACCACGGTCAGATTCAGGAAGCGCTGGACGACAAGTTCCTCCGCGCCACGCTGGACAAGTTCGCCGTCGAATACAAGGCCAACCGCACCCGCATCTTTGAAGGCATGGACGTGGACGGCCTCATCAAGGAAGTGGCCGACATCAAGGACAATGCCGCGCAGCATATGATGGAGCTGTTCGCCCAGTTCAAGACCGAAGCCGAAAAGCGCGGCGTTCACGTTCACCTCGCCTCCACCGGCGCCGAAGCGAACCGCATCATTGCCAAGATCGCCAAGGAAAACAACTGCCACAACATCATCAAGTCCAAGTCCATGACGGCGGAAGAAATCCACCTCAACGACGCCCTCGAAAAGGAAGGCTGCCGCGTGGTGGAAACCGACCTCGGCGAATGGATCATTCAGCTGCGCCATGAAGGGCCTTCCCACATGGTCATGCCCGCCATTCACCTTTCGCGCTATCAGGTGGCCGACCTGTTCACCGACGTGACCCACGTTCAGCAGGACAGGGAAGACATTCAGAAGCTCGTGAAGGTGGCCCGCAAGGAACTGCGCGGCGAATACGTGAAGGCCGACATGGGCATTTCCGGCGCCAACTTCGCCGTGGCCGAAGCCGGCCTCATCGGCACCGTGACCAACGAAGGCAACCTGCGCCTCGTGACCACCATGCCCCGCGTGCATGTGGTGCTCGCCGGTCTTGAAAAGCTCATTCCCACCATTGCCGACGCCCTCAAGGTGCTGCAGGTGCTGCCCAGAAACGCCACCGCGCAGGCCATCACCTCCTACATCACCTGGATTGCCGGCGCCAACGAATGCGCCACCGGTCCCGACGGCCGCAAGGAAATGCACATCGTCTTCCTCGACAACGGCCGTCTCAAGATCGCTCAGGATCCCGCCTTCAAGGACATCCTGCGCTGCGTGCGCTGCGGCGCCTGCGCCAACGTCTGCCCCGTGTACCGTCTCATCGGCGGCCACAAGATGGGCTACGTGTACATCGGCGCCGTGGGCCTCGCGCTCACCTATCTGTATCACGGCGCAGACAAGGCCCGCGCCCTGGTTCAGAACTGCATAGGCTGCGAATCCTGCAAGAACGTGTGCTCCGCAGGCATTGATCTGCCGCGCATCACCATGGAAATCCGTTCCCGCCTCGTCAAGGCCGACGGCAACAGCGCCGCCGGTTCCGTGATGAGCATGGTCATGAAGGACCGCGACCGCTTCCACAGTCTGCTCAAGTTCATCAAGTT includes the following:
- the ldhH gene encoding L-lactate dehydrogenase (quinone) large subunit LdhH, with protein sequence MADAKDMKEYHGQIQEALDDKFLRATLDKFAVEYKANRTRIFEGMDVDGLIKEVADIKDNAAQHMMELFAQFKTEAEKRGVHVHLASTGAEANRIIAKIAKENNCHNIIKSKSMTAEEIHLNDALEKEGCRVVETDLGEWIIQLRHEGPSHMVMPAIHLSRYQVADLFTDVTHVQQDREDIQKLVKVARKELRGEYVKADMGISGANFAVAEAGLIGTVTNEGNLRLVTTMPRVHVVLAGLEKLIPTIADALKVLQVLPRNATAQAITSYITWIAGANECATGPDGRKEMHIVFLDNGRLKIAQDPAFKDILRCVRCGACANVCPVYRLIGGHKMGYVYIGAVGLALTYLYHGADKARALVQNCIGCESCKNVCSAGIDLPRITMEIRSRLVKADGNSAAGSVMSMVMKDRDRFHSLLKFIKFSQKPLTVKGGKFIRHLPAVLMGGDQSFRQLPALAPKSFRQLFKSVVNNPAQPKFRVAIFSGCAQDFVYPEQLVAAVRLLNRHGVHVEFPLKQTCCGLPLEMMGQRETSLQVSSQNVNAFEPGKYDAIITLCASCAGHLKHAYPDLLKDTPDHYRTDIFASKVMDFTSFVYNKLGLREDDFVKTDEKVTYHSPCHMRNMGITEEPRALIKMVADYKPAAEEDVCCGFGGTFSVKFPELSAEIGKKKLKNSEESGASLLVTDCPGCVMQIRGVATANDSTLKVEHIAELLARHMK